A DNA window from bacterium contains the following coding sequences:
- a CDS encoding T9SS type A sorting domain-containing protein produces MFKIKNFIITVIISLAPLTLYAAQSANYMITESIINASGTTYTGSGKMMLDSLGEGAIGQSYGSVYSIQTGFFNDYYILPPTPTVTPTITVTGTPIRQFGSEVISKDWVYAAPNPIRGHIGHIYYHLAESADVEIKVYTTSNQFVISKRWDMRPAGKNYWQWNMSNLANGVYIMRVKARGINGRTTIVIKKIALIK; encoded by the coding sequence ATGTTCAAGATAAAGAATTTTATTATTACTGTTATCATTAGTTTGGCACCATTGACGTTATATGCCGCCCAATCAGCAAATTATATGATCACCGAGAGTATTATTAATGCTTCCGGCACAACCTATACTGGATCAGGTAAGATGATGCTGGATTCTTTGGGCGAAGGCGCGATTGGGCAGTCGTATGGCAGTGTTTACTCGATCCAGACTGGGTTTTTCAATGATTATTATATCCTACCGCCCACCCCGACTGTGACGCCGACCATTACAGTTACCGGCACGCCAATCAGGCAATTTGGCAGTGAAGTCATAAGCAAAGATTGGGTGTACGCCGCCCCCAATCCGATTCGCGGGCATATCGGGCATATTTATTATCATTTAGCCGAATCTGCTGATGTTGAGATCAAGGTCTATACCACCAGTAATCAATTTGTAATTTCCAAACGCTGGGATATGAGACCAGCCGGAAAAAATTACTGGCAATGGAATATGTCAAACCTGGCCAATGGTGTGTATATTATGCGGGTCAAAGCCAGAGGGATCAATGGCAGGACGACAATTGTGATCAAAAAAATTGCTTTAATCAAGTGA